A window from Candidatus Dadabacteria bacterium encodes these proteins:
- a CDS encoding amidohydrolase family protein has product MKYRQINPIKQEPVKAVLVAIQVLILFALSGCSSVNPQRCDVSIRQSDETIIIGNLIRDASGSEYGAILVRDGHILDIGKINAIKSKAPNASVFDCSSSYISPGLINPHEHPDWSGGFPDPMTRPVYSHRDQWRGVAGPEYYKVEFERVEEDVQKFWIELRHLLSGTTTIAGSGGIEGLVKNAGGRPGDEERYFYLAEMETFPYGFDATEELSGFSCPLAPNESRDPRSHFLEFEDKPPYVPHIAEGTNCTAQIEGKFYLDYVSKNPERRYSLIHGVGLSRSDIERLKDLDVTLIWSPRSNVVLYGTTVDIPNALRAGARVAISTDWSYSGSYNLLEEFRCADHIDNTQWDDHLSESDYWRMATEHAAYSLDVEKLTGKLEQGLAADIMIFRKRTNDPFGDMVSSKVSDVIATFVDGELLSGYSGSFDLSKLPTQCSHRIGQHFICVDYAKDYSFSHEELLISNTNAVPLFSLDRQASCE; this is encoded by the coding sequence ATGAAATACAGACAAATTAATCCCATTAAGCAAGAACCTGTGAAGGCAGTACTCGTAGCAATCCAGGTCTTGATTCTTTTTGCGCTTTCTGGATGTTCTTCCGTTAATCCGCAACGTTGCGACGTTTCTATCCGTCAATCTGATGAGACAATTATCATAGGGAATCTGATTAGAGATGCCAGCGGATCAGAATACGGTGCAATCCTCGTGCGCGACGGACACATTCTTGATATTGGCAAGATAAACGCCATAAAATCAAAAGCTCCCAATGCCTCGGTATTTGATTGCAGCAGTTCGTACATTTCGCCTGGCTTGATAAATCCGCACGAACACCCGGATTGGAGCGGAGGATTTCCGGACCCGATGACGCGTCCCGTGTATTCACACCGTGATCAATGGCGGGGCGTAGCCGGCCCGGAGTACTATAAGGTCGAGTTTGAGAGGGTTGAGGAAGATGTCCAGAAATTCTGGATAGAGCTCCGTCACCTTCTGTCCGGTACCACCACGATAGCCGGTTCAGGCGGCATTGAGGGACTCGTCAAAAATGCAGGTGGTCGCCCCGGAGACGAAGAAAGGTACTTCTATCTTGCTGAGATGGAGACGTTTCCCTACGGTTTTGACGCTACCGAGGAACTCAGCGGGTTTTCTTGCCCATTAGCACCAAACGAGTCCCGCGATCCCCGCAGCCATTTTCTTGAGTTTGAGGACAAACCGCCTTATGTACCACACATTGCGGAGGGAACAAACTGCACGGCGCAAATTGAAGGGAAGTTTTATCTGGATTACGTCTCAAAGAACCCGGAGCGGCGTTACTCCCTTATCCACGGAGTGGGATTGAGCCGGTCAGACATCGAGCGGCTAAAGGACCTCGACGTGACTCTTATCTGGTCGCCGAGGTCGAACGTGGTTCTTTACGGGACCACCGTGGATATTCCGAACGCGCTGCGGGCCGGCGCCCGAGTCGCGATCAGTACAGATTGGTCATACTCGGGTTCCTACAATCTTCTTGAGGAATTTCGCTGTGCTGACCATATTGACAACACACAATGGGATGATCATCTGTCGGAAAGCGACTACTGGCGTATGGCTACGGAGCACGCAGCGTACTCGCTGGACGTAGAGAAACTGACCGGCAAGCTGGAGCAAGGTCTCGCGGCGGATATTATGATATTCCGGAAGCGAACCAATGACCCGTTCGGCGACATGGTTTCATCAAAGGTATCGGATGTCATCGCGACGTTCGTTGACGGCGAACTTCTCAGTGGATATAGCGGTTCTTTCGACCTTTCCAAGCTTCCGACCCAATGCTCGCATCGTATCGGGCAGCATTTCATTTGCGTTGACTATGCCAAGGACTACTCCTTCAGTCATGAAGAACTGCTGATTTCCAACACGAATGCGGTTCCCCTGTTTTCGCTGGACAGGCAAGCGAGTTGTGAATGA
- a CDS encoding M42 family metallopeptidase — protein sequence MDIELLKKLCDTPGIPGDEGKVKAILLEEIGKYSKDVTEDVLGNVIARIPGDGTTLVLDAHMDEVGFMVHHIDSRGFLRVTPLGGMDARVFYGQRLVVWGKKPLKGVVAAIPPHVTRASGGAKEVPEIEDCAIDLGLSVDKVTDLVKIGDVVSFDTTLEETEDSVISKALDDRMGLFVIIEALRKTPNPGCDLIVTFTVQEEVGLRGARVITPVYEPDFAVALEGTVAMDIPGVSESKSFANIGKGPEIRLSDRYLVAHRPFSFFIKELAEKNEIPCQVTVKKAGSTNATAMQVTGKGTRAAVLSVPTRYLHSPSSLAYKNDISHTIDLVSCLLRDIGKFSLSNEHQGAQQQ from the coding sequence ATGGATATAGAACTTCTAAAGAAGCTGTGCGACACTCCCGGAATACCCGGGGATGAGGGCAAGGTGAAGGCGATTCTGCTTGAGGAGATAGGAAAATACTCAAAAGATGTCACCGAAGACGTTTTGGGAAACGTAATTGCCCGTATCCCGGGAGACGGTACCACTCTTGTTCTTGACGCCCACATGGATGAGGTGGGATTCATGGTCCACCATATAGACAGCAGGGGGTTCTTGAGAGTGACCCCGCTCGGGGGAATGGACGCCAGGGTTTTTTACGGACAGCGCCTCGTGGTATGGGGCAAAAAGCCCTTAAAAGGTGTGGTGGCGGCGATTCCTCCCCACGTGACTAGGGCCAGCGGAGGCGCCAAAGAGGTTCCCGAGATCGAAGATTGCGCAATTGATCTTGGACTCAGCGTAGACAAAGTCACTGATCTCGTAAAAATAGGAGATGTGGTGTCATTTGACACCACGCTTGAAGAAACGGAGGACTCCGTAATCTCCAAGGCCCTTGATGACAGGATGGGTCTTTTTGTAATAATCGAGGCTCTTCGAAAGACCCCGAATCCGGGCTGCGATCTCATAGTCACCTTTACGGTGCAGGAAGAAGTCGGGCTTCGCGGGGCGCGGGTTATAACGCCGGTTTACGAGCCGGACTTCGCCGTCGCGCTTGAAGGCACGGTAGCAATGGACATACCGGGAGTCTCGGAGAGCAAATCCTTTGCTAATATCGGCAAGGGACCCGAGATCAGGCTTTCCGACAGGTATCTGGTGGCACACAGGCCATTTAGCTTTTTTATAAAGGAACTCGCCGAGAAAAACGAAATCCCCTGCCAGGTAACGGTAAAAAAAGCGGGCAGCACAAACGCGACCGCCATGCAGGTCACCGGAAAGGGAACCAGAGCGGCCGTCCTGTCGGTCCCGACAAGGTATCTTCACAGCCCGAGTTCCCTTGCCTATAAAAACGATATCTCCCACACAATAGATCTGGTGTCATGCCTGCTCAGGGACATAGGGAAGTTCAGTCTATCAAATGAGCACCAAGGTGCTCAGCAGCAATAA
- a CDS encoding replication-associated recombination protein A, whose translation MRPESIEQMVGQEHLIGPDGLVTKTLEAGGAHSMIFWGPPGTGKTTLSRLIAGRAGTRFVQINAISSGVKELRDIVAAAKDALYSGRKTVLFIDEIHRFNKAQQAALLKSVEEGVLILIGATTENPSFEVISPLLSRCQVYVLNPLSAQELDHILEKVFSGDELLAGTSISVEARAELIALCGGDARVMLNALEIGSSLLRSKELSEIDTDLVKEIFQRTGLLYDRAGEEHYNTISAFIKSVRGSDPDAAVYYLARMLEAGEDPKFIARRLVILASEDIGNAEPYALTLATDCFTAVNYVGMPESSIILSQVTTYLASCPKSNAAYKAIRRAEKDVRKNPGLQVPLHLRNAPTELMKDLGYKKGYKYAHDYEDHFVEDDFLPEEIKDSVYYEPTDKGREANLKKYLDARWKKRKND comes from the coding sequence ATGAGGCCCGAGAGCATAGAACAGATGGTAGGCCAGGAGCATCTGATAGGGCCAGATGGGCTTGTGACAAAAACGCTTGAGGCCGGGGGAGCGCATTCCATGATATTCTGGGGTCCCCCGGGAACGGGCAAAACGACTCTTTCAAGACTTATCGCGGGCAGAGCAGGCACCAGATTCGTGCAGATAAACGCAATTTCCTCCGGAGTAAAGGAACTTAGGGATATTGTCGCAGCCGCGAAAGACGCTCTTTACTCCGGGCGCAAGACCGTACTTTTCATCGATGAGATACACAGATTCAACAAGGCACAGCAGGCGGCGCTTCTAAAAAGCGTCGAGGAAGGGGTTCTGATACTTATAGGGGCTACCACCGAGAACCCTTCGTTTGAGGTCATAAGTCCTCTTCTTTCCCGCTGCCAGGTTTATGTTCTTAACCCGCTTTCCGCGCAGGAGCTTGATCACATACTCGAAAAAGTTTTCTCCGGGGACGAACTTCTTGCAGGCACCAGCATTTCGGTCGAGGCTCGAGCCGAACTCATAGCGCTTTGCGGCGGAGACGCCAGGGTTATGCTAAACGCCCTCGAGATTGGTTCTTCTCTTCTTCGTTCAAAGGAACTTTCTGAGATTGATACCGATCTGGTAAAGGAAATTTTCCAGAGAACTGGCCTTCTGTACGACAGGGCGGGAGAGGAGCACTACAATACGATTTCCGCTTTCATAAAAAGCGTGAGGGGAAGTGACCCCGACGCGGCGGTCTACTATCTGGCGAGAATGCTCGAGGCGGGAGAGGATCCGAAGTTCATCGCTAGGCGTCTTGTGATACTTGCTTCAGAGGACATTGGAAACGCCGAGCCCTACGCGCTTACCTTGGCGACCGACTGTTTCACGGCGGTCAATTACGTGGGGATGCCTGAGAGCAGCATAATTCTCTCCCAGGTCACCACTTATCTTGCCAGCTGTCCCAAGAGTAACGCCGCGTACAAGGCTATAAGGCGGGCGGAAAAAGACGTAAGAAAGAATCCCGGCCTGCAGGTTCCTCTTCACCTGAGAAACGCTCCCACTGAACTCATGAAGGATCTCGGCTACAAAAAGGGCTACAAGTACGCCCACGACTACGAAGATCATTTCGTCGAGGACGATTTTCTTCCCGAGGAGATAAAAGACAGCGTTTACTACGAGCCCACGGACAAGGGAAGGGAGGCGAATCTCAAGAAGTATCTGGATGCCAGGTGGAAAAAGAGAAAAAATGATTGA
- the gloA gene encoding lactoylglutathione lyase — protein sequence MKYLHTMIRVGDLEKSIAFYTDVIGLKFHRKTDYPEGRFTLAFLGYGGDTEPFLELTHNWDTSQYDLGEGYGHMAFGVEDIYATCEKIEQAGGRVTRAPGPMKHGTTVIAFVEDPDSYKIELIQRKN from the coding sequence ATGAAATATCTTCACACAATGATAAGGGTCGGCGACCTTGAGAAGTCAATCGCTTTCTACACCGATGTCATTGGTCTTAAGTTTCACAGGAAAACCGATTACCCGGAAGGCCGTTTCACGCTTGCTTTTCTGGGTTACGGCGGCGACACGGAACCTTTCCTTGAACTCACGCATAACTGGGACACATCCCAATACGATCTTGGAGAGGGTTACGGCCACATGGCGTTCGGGGTAGAGGACATATACGCGACGTGCGAGAAGATAGAACAGGCCGGTGGGCGGGTAACCAGAGCCCCGGGGCCCATGAAACACGGAACCACCGTGATAGCTTTCGTCGAGGATCCCGATTCGTATAAAATCGAGCTTATACAGAGAAAGAACTGA
- a CDS encoding NAD-dependent epimerase/dehydratase family protein, translating into MGTSGNLKAGITGATGFIGTKLAEKLTSEGFSIKCLVRETSDTSKLSSLGVELAQGDLCDSESLRFFPEGCDYVFHLASKVSDWGPRDDFFRQNVEATETLLNSSREAGVKRFIYMSSSTVIWNASFLGTVNLEEIDETYPYPKSHHNFYNETKALSEKLVKEYNGRGGLETVILRPSNVWGAGDTVILPRIADACLKGLLVNMGFNRKIVSPCHVLNLVHATVLSAMSSAGAGNIYFVNDGARIDNRRFVSDQLASIGIEWKQGITIPYTLGYAVAFFLEKIFELKRSETPPVLTRFGVSALSKSRTYSIEKARRDLGYEPVCGYEEGMAGLSEWISEIGGHEKLLGRGK; encoded by the coding sequence ATGGGAACTTCCGGAAACTTAAAAGCGGGGATAACCGGGGCAACGGGTTTTATTGGCACCAAGCTCGCCGAAAAACTCACAAGCGAGGGTTTTTCAATAAAATGCCTCGTAAGGGAAACAAGCGACACTTCGAAATTGTCCTCTCTGGGAGTGGAGCTTGCTCAGGGGGACCTTTGCGATTCCGAGTCGCTTAGGTTTTTTCCCGAAGGGTGCGATTACGTTTTCCATCTTGCCTCAAAGGTTTCTGACTGGGGACCGAGGGATGATTTCTTCAGGCAGAACGTTGAGGCTACGGAGACGCTTCTTAATTCCTCGCGCGAGGCCGGGGTAAAAAGGTTTATCTACATGAGTTCCTCCACCGTGATCTGGAACGCTTCTTTTCTGGGAACGGTCAACCTCGAGGAGATAGATGAGACCTATCCCTATCCGAAAAGCCATCATAATTTCTATAATGAAACCAAGGCTTTATCCGAAAAACTTGTGAAAGAATATAATGGACGAGGTGGTTTGGAAACCGTCATATTAAGACCGTCAAACGTCTGGGGAGCTGGCGACACGGTCATACTTCCGAGAATAGCCGATGCCTGCCTTAAGGGACTTCTGGTTAACATGGGTTTTAACAGGAAAATCGTTTCTCCGTGCCATGTGCTTAACCTTGTTCACGCCACGGTGCTCTCCGCGATGTCTTCTGCCGGGGCGGGGAACATATACTTTGTAAACGACGGGGCGCGGATTGATAACCGCCGTTTTGTCTCCGACCAGCTCGCATCAATAGGAATTGAATGGAAGCAGGGGATCACCATACCTTATACCCTCGGGTACGCGGTCGCGTTTTTTCTTGAGAAAATCTTCGAACTCAAGAGATCGGAGACCCCGCCCGTGCTTACCCGTTTTGGTGTTTCCGCTCTTTCGAAAAGCAGGACCTACAGCATAGAAAAAGCCAGAAGGGATCTGGGGTATGAGCCGGTATGCGGCTATGAGGAGGGAATGGCGGGACTTTCGGAGTGGATTTCAGAGATAGGCGGTCATGAAAAACTGCTTGGAAGAGGAAAGTGA
- a CDS encoding ABC transporter ATP-binding protein encodes MKNCLEEESDMRRDACEIETKGLEKQFGFFPVLRGIDLAVGEGEFLTIFGPNGAGKSTLLSILATFITPGGGEALVAGFDVSREKQRIRKLIGFISHNTMLYENLTARENLEFIGAFYDVADLGERCSDILQRVGLYAKKDALVSTLSFGTRQRLAIARTLLHDPRILFLDEPYSGLDYGGAAILTSILGSAKTDKTVVMTTHNIYEGLSLCDKVAILDHGELVYASAQKPGRDEFQDIYMSCVESGSGQ; translated from the coding sequence ATGAAAAACTGCTTGGAAGAGGAAAGTGACATGCGGCGCGATGCCTGCGAGATAGAAACCAAGGGGCTGGAGAAACAGTTCGGGTTCTTCCCGGTTCTGAGGGGGATTGATCTTGCCGTCGGCGAAGGCGAATTCCTCACGATTTTCGGTCCCAACGGCGCCGGCAAGTCCACATTGCTCTCCATTCTCGCAACATTCATAACGCCCGGTGGCGGAGAGGCCCTTGTAGCGGGTTTTGACGTTTCCAGGGAAAAGCAGCGAATAAGAAAACTGATAGGATTCATTTCTCATAACACGATGCTTTATGAAAACCTTACCGCCCGGGAGAACCTGGAGTTCATAGGGGCTTTCTATGACGTTGCGGACCTTGGGGAGAGATGTTCCGATATTCTTCAGAGGGTAGGTCTCTACGCCAAGAAGGACGCGCTTGTAAGCACGCTTTCTTTCGGAACCCGCCAGCGTCTCGCTATCGCCAGGACGCTTCTTCACGACCCTCGGATACTTTTTCTTGACGAACCGTACAGCGGGCTTGATTACGGCGGAGCCGCCATTCTTACCTCAATCCTGGGTTCTGCGAAGACGGACAAAACTGTAGTTATGACGACCCATAATATATACGAGGGACTTTCGCTGTGCGATAAAGTCGCGATTCTTGACCACGGGGAGCTGGTTTACGCCTCCGCGCAGAAGCCCGGTCGCGATGAATTCCAGGATATCTATATGTCTTGCGTCGAAAGCGGGAGCGGACAGTGA
- a CDS encoding heme ABC transporter permease: MPGYLYVLRRKRERTVSKILLIFRKDLLVEWRSKQIFPTMFVFSLLLLLVFNVAFEFRSDVNFRTVSAVVWITFIFSGLLALGRSFSLEKENNAFAFLLLTPVSRSYIYLGKLLSNVVMVLLSELFILPLFFLFFLFDAKGISLSLTGAILPFLGVTVLGTIGFVSLGTFFSSMALNTKLRDMMLPLLVFPLIIPVVITSVGICSSILEGRPFGYYAFSLQVLVSFDIIFVLLCSLLFEYLIEDSGD; the protein is encoded by the coding sequence ATTCCAGGATATCTATATGTCTTGCGTCGAAAGCGGGAGCGGACAGTGAGCAAGATACTTCTTATATTCAGAAAGGATCTTCTGGTGGAGTGGCGTTCAAAGCAGATATTCCCCACCATGTTTGTATTCTCGCTTCTGCTTCTTCTGGTTTTTAATGTCGCTTTTGAATTCCGCTCGGATGTTAATTTCCGGACGGTCTCGGCCGTGGTATGGATAACCTTTATTTTTTCTGGGCTCCTGGCTCTTGGAAGATCTTTTTCGCTTGAAAAGGAAAATAACGCCTTTGCGTTTCTGCTTCTTACCCCTGTAAGCAGAAGCTACATATATCTTGGAAAGCTGCTTTCAAACGTGGTTATGGTTTTGCTCTCGGAACTTTTCATACTCCCGCTTTTCTTTCTGTTTTTCCTCTTCGACGCAAAGGGGATCTCGCTCTCCCTGACAGGTGCGATACTTCCTTTTTTGGGGGTTACGGTTCTTGGAACTATAGGCTTTGTGTCGCTTGGCACTTTTTTTTCCTCGATGGCTCTTAATACCAAGCTTCGCGACATGATGCTTCCCCTGCTGGTCTTTCCGCTCATAATACCCGTTGTGATAACTTCGGTCGGAATATGCTCTTCAATACTGGAGGGAAGACCCTTCGGTTATTACGCTTTTTCTTTGCAGGTACTGGTTTCCTTCGATATAATCTTCGTCCTTTTATGCTCTCTTTTGTTCGAGTATCTTATTGAGGATAGCGGGGACTGA
- a CDS encoding cytochrome C assembly protein, which translates to MLLRIAGTDPFSFKKMRKILFFLTFALMVLATWMTLFYAPTEVVMGHVQRIFYFHMGTVWAATVAFTVVFVASICYLVKETAKWDTLAYCSAEIGMLLLTLTIITGSIWAKPVWGTWWTWDPQLTTTFILWVLYAVYLVLRSGAGGRGKKARYSAIFAIIAYVDLPVVYVSARIKRGISPVVFGPGGGGIDPAMMHTLLVTLLGFTLLFILLLGERTRIMNMENQLYARGGRGG; encoded by the coding sequence ATCTTATTGAGGATAGCGGGGACTGACCCGTTTTCTTTTAAAAAAATGCGAAAAATATTGTTCTTTCTGACATTTGCTCTCATGGTTCTTGCTACCTGGATGACGCTTTTTTACGCGCCTACGGAGGTTGTTATGGGCCATGTGCAGAGAATTTTCTATTTCCACATGGGTACGGTCTGGGCCGCTACGGTGGCGTTTACGGTAGTTTTCGTGGCTAGCATCTGCTATCTGGTGAAGGAGACGGCGAAATGGGATACTCTCGCTTACTGCTCGGCCGAGATAGGCATGCTGCTTCTTACCCTCACGATTATCACCGGGAGCATATGGGCAAAGCCGGTCTGGGGAACTTGGTGGACGTGGGACCCGCAGCTAACGACCACATTTATCCTCTGGGTTCTCTACGCTGTCTATCTGGTTTTGCGCTCCGGCGCCGGCGGGCGCGGAAAAAAGGCCAGGTACTCGGCCATATTCGCCATAATTGCCTACGTGGACCTTCCAGTGGTTTATGTCTCGGCCCGTATAAAAAGAGGCATATCGCCCGTGGTCTTCGGACCGGGGGGAGGTGGCATAGATCCCGCCATGATGCACACTCTTTTGGTCACCCTGTTGGGATTTACGCTTCTTTTCATTTTACTCCTCGGTGAGAGAACAAGGATAATGAACATGGAAAATCAGCTTTACGCCCGGGGCGGGCGAGGGGGGTAG
- a CDS encoding cytochrome c maturation protein CcmE, with protein MKSKLKFILPLLVIVSLISWLVFAGVKDSMVYYITVDELLEDVPDIYGQKVRVSGTVVHGSIKNELDDSLRFTIADGRGKIDVEYDGIIPDIFTDGVEAVVEGKFSTDNVFMADLLLAKCPTKYESEEAPYQRKEG; from the coding sequence TTGAAGAGTAAGCTCAAATTCATTTTGCCTCTTTTGGTGATAGTTTCTTTGATTTCCTGGCTTGTCTTCGCGGGGGTGAAGGATTCCATGGTCTACTACATAACGGTTGACGAACTGCTGGAGGACGTCCCGGACATCTACGGGCAAAAGGTAAGGGTTTCTGGAACCGTGGTTCACGGTTCAATAAAAAACGAGCTTGACGACTCGCTTCGGTTTACCATAGCGGACGGCAGGGGTAAAATCGACGTTGAGTATGACGGTATAATTCCCGATATATTCACAGACGGGGTTGAGGCGGTCGTTGAGGGCAAGTTCTCCACAGATAATGTCTTTATGGCGGACCTGTTGCTTGCAAAGTGCCCCACCAAGTATGAATCCGAAGAAGCCCCTTACCAGAGAAAAGAAGGTTAA
- a CDS encoding heme lyase CcmF/NrfE family subunit yields MADLGSIAILLSFFITIYSLVACAVAAKTGSRAFAQSGGNGLVSVAFLLLVAVCCLVYELVTLDFSLRYVALNTSTDLPVIYRVTALWAGQAGSLLLWSFILSLYAAFVVLRSRKKGGNPYVNAVLCVVSLFFLFLIAYVEDPFEKLGVAVAEGRGLNPILQNGYMAIHPITLYVGYVGITVPFAFGIAALLSGRLGDEWIRNCRKYALFSWMFLSAGLLLGARWAYLELGWGGYWAWDPVENAAFMPWLAGTAFLHSVMIQERKAMLKKWNMILLIITFFLSIFGTFITRSGIVSSVHSFARSDIGPLFLGFMVFILLFSFALLAYRSKELGSEEEFDSPLSRESAFLFNNLLFLAAAFSVFLGTIFPVLSEAFTGKKILVGPPYFNAVGVPIGLVLILLMGIGPLISWKKASTANLKRNFVFPAVVFLVVLLALVVFGMREPVALLSFALCGFVASTVFLEYFRGIKVRSSRGENPVSAFFNLISRNRRRYGGYIVHLGVVLLVAGITASSLFVTQKEVVLGKGDSFSLGRYDLVFRGVHYFSNDAKDGFSAELSIENDGKSVATMYPEKNIYKYEGNREINQETEVALRSTFRDDLYLILSEVDGSGKVNVRALLSPMVNWIWAGGFVIVLGAIVTMWPEGRRKREFSA; encoded by the coding sequence ATGGCTGATCTCGGAAGTATAGCCATACTTCTCTCTTTTTTTATCACCATCTACAGCCTTGTTGCCTGCGCCGTTGCCGCGAAAACGGGGAGCCGCGCATTCGCTCAAAGTGGCGGAAACGGTCTTGTCTCGGTTGCCTTCCTTCTCTTAGTAGCGGTATGCTGCCTTGTCTATGAACTTGTGACGCTTGATTTTTCACTGAGGTACGTAGCGCTAAACACGAGCACCGACCTCCCGGTGATATACAGGGTGACGGCTCTTTGGGCAGGCCAAGCGGGCTCCTTGCTTCTCTGGAGTTTTATCCTTTCCCTGTATGCGGCTTTCGTGGTGCTCAGAAGCAGAAAAAAGGGAGGGAACCCTTACGTAAACGCCGTTTTATGCGTTGTTTCGCTTTTCTTTCTTTTTCTCATAGCCTACGTGGAGGATCCCTTCGAAAAACTGGGCGTAGCGGTTGCGGAAGGGAGGGGGCTTAACCCGATTCTTCAGAACGGATACATGGCGATTCATCCGATTACTCTCTATGTGGGATACGTGGGTATTACGGTGCCTTTTGCCTTCGGCATAGCCGCTTTGCTCAGCGGACGCCTGGGGGACGAGTGGATAAGGAACTGCAGAAAATACGCCCTTTTTTCCTGGATGTTTCTCTCAGCGGGACTTCTTCTTGGAGCGAGATGGGCCTATCTTGAACTCGGCTGGGGAGGGTACTGGGCATGGGACCCGGTTGAGAACGCCGCGTTTATGCCTTGGCTTGCGGGAACTGCGTTTCTTCACTCCGTCATGATTCAGGAAAGAAAGGCGATGCTTAAGAAATGGAACATGATCCTGCTTATAATCACTTTTTTTCTCTCCATATTCGGTACTTTCATAACCAGAAGCGGCATAGTGTCCTCGGTTCATTCGTTTGCCCGTTCAGACATAGGCCCGCTCTTTTTAGGCTTCATGGTTTTCATACTGCTTTTTTCCTTTGCTCTTCTCGCCTACAGGTCAAAAGAGCTCGGGAGCGAGGAGGAATTCGATTCCCCACTCTCAAGAGAGAGCGCCTTTCTGTTTAATAACCTTCTTTTTCTCGCGGCGGCGTTCTCCGTGTTCCTGGGAACCATTTTCCCCGTACTCTCAGAGGCTTTCACCGGGAAGAAAATCCTGGTTGGCCCTCCTTATTTTAACGCGGTAGGGGTGCCCATAGGGCTTGTTCTTATCCTGTTGATGGGAATAGGCCCGCTTATATCGTGGAAAAAGGCCTCGACGGCAAACCTGAAGAGAAATTTTGTTTTTCCCGCAGTGGTTTTTCTGGTAGTTCTCCTGGCACTTGTTGTCTTCGGGATGAGGGAACCGGTGGCGCTTTTGAGTTTCGCGCTCTGCGGGTTTGTCGCCTCGACAGTGTTTTTGGAATATTTCAGGGGTATAAAGGTACGCAGCAGCAGGGGAGAAAACCCGGTTTCTGCTTTTTTTAACCTTATCTCGAGAAATCGAAGACGTTATGGCGGATATATCGTTCATCTGGGGGTGGTGCTTCTGGTAGCGGGAATCACGGCTTCCTCGCTGTTTGTTACTCAGAAGGAGGTTGTTCTTGGAAAAGGGGATTCTTTTTCTCTCGGGAGATACGATCTGGTTTTCCGCGGAGTGCACTATTTCTCAAACGACGCCAAGGACGGATTTTCAGCGGAACTCTCGATCGAGAACGACGGTAAAAGCGTCGCGACCATGTATCCCGAAAAAAACATCTACAAATACGAGGGAAACAGAGAGATAAACCAGGAGACCGAGGTCGCGCTCCGCTCAACTTTCAGAGATGATCTTTATCTCATACTCTCGGAGGTCGATGGAAGCGGAAAGGTAAACGTAAGGGCTCTTCTTAGCCCGATGGTGAACTGGATATGGGCTGGAGGCTTTGTTATCGTCCTGGGAGCGATTGTAACCATGTGGCCTGAGGGGCGGAGAAAAAGGGAGTTTAGCGCGTGA
- a CDS encoding XRE family transcriptional regulator: METEETRVERGSDNIFVDLGHPEPEVHLLKAELVTRIDRIIRRRKLKQVEAAKLLGLSQPDVSRLLRGDFRDYSVERLLHLLTALGRDVEIIIRESRSQRQGRLSIGAL, encoded by the coding sequence ATGGAGACGGAGGAAACGAGGGTCGAACGTGGCAGCGACAATATATTCGTAGACTTGGGTCACCCAGAACCTGAGGTCCATTTGCTAAAAGCGGAACTTGTAACCCGCATTGACAGAATTATTCGCCGTCGCAAATTAAAGCAGGTCGAGGCAGCGAAGTTGCTTGGGTTATCTCAACCTGATGTCTCGCGTCTTCTGCGAGGAGATTTTCGGGATTACTCCGTGGAGAGGCTCCTACACCTCTTGACGGCACTGGGGCGGGATGTAGAAATCATCATTCGAGAATCCCGTTCGCAGCGACAAGGAAGGCTCAGTATTGGAGCATTATAG